The Palleronia sp. THAF1 genome window below encodes:
- a CDS encoding MFS transporter, whose product MSVSSDRTNWAVVAALFVTGLLAAWQFATFALTLPDLSAAYDRPVTTLAWLVSVVGLVGILLGAVAGGCVAAMGARRVLIFAMLLGAGMSLVQAFLPPLWLLGVSRVIEGVSHLLIVVAAPTLIAGVASDNGRPVAMAIWAMFFGVAFAIGAAIFPMIVTIGGLQALNVAHGLGFLVMAAVLVPMLPVQPRQPLRLSPVAMHRAIYGHVARAMPALCFVFYTVVFVAAVAFLPLALGRPGLAISLPLLSLSGTFAAGWLCKRVPPFIVLAAGFIAVALCGIIGWVSTPAAVYPMFATMGLVPGAAFALIPHLNAEVSDRALATGGIAQMGNVGTTLGTPMFALFYAQAGLPGLWAALVGFSVLGLAVTLGLAHLHSTSIRHD is encoded by the coding sequence ATGAGCGTATCCTCCGACCGCACCAACTGGGCCGTCGTCGCAGCCCTCTTCGTGACCGGTCTGTTGGCGGCGTGGCAATTCGCGACCTTCGCGCTGACACTGCCGGACCTATCGGCAGCCTACGACCGACCAGTAACAACTCTGGCGTGGCTGGTATCGGTGGTCGGCCTTGTCGGCATACTGCTCGGTGCCGTTGCGGGCGGCTGTGTGGCGGCTATGGGTGCACGGCGCGTATTGATCTTCGCGATGCTGCTGGGGGCTGGAATGTCGCTGGTGCAGGCGTTTCTGCCGCCCCTGTGGCTGCTGGGCGTAAGTCGAGTGATCGAAGGCGTGTCCCACCTGTTGATCGTCGTCGCGGCGCCGACACTGATCGCGGGGGTGGCCTCTGACAACGGGCGCCCGGTCGCCATGGCGATCTGGGCGATGTTCTTCGGGGTCGCATTCGCCATCGGCGCGGCGATCTTTCCGATGATCGTGACGATCGGCGGCTTGCAGGCACTGAACGTGGCACATGGCTTGGGTTTTCTGGTCATGGCCGCCGTGCTGGTCCCGATGCTGCCGGTGCAGCCCCGGCAACCATTGCGCCTTTCACCGGTCGCAATGCACCGCGCAATCTACGGCCACGTCGCCCGCGCCATGCCGGCGCTGTGTTTCGTGTTCTATACGGTGGTCTTCGTCGCTGCCGTCGCCTTCCTGCCCTTGGCACTGGGACGCCCGGGACTTGCGATCTCTCTTCCGCTTCTGTCCCTGTCCGGCACCTTCGCCGCCGGTTGGCTGTGCAAGCGAGTGCCACCTTTCATCGTCCTCGCTGCGGGTTTCATCGCAGTTGCGCTTTGTGGGATCATCGGCTGGGTCAGCACGCCTGCCGCCGTCTACCCGATGTTCGCGACCATGGGACTGGTGCCGGGGGCTGCCTTCGCGCTGATCCCGCACCTGAATGCTGAAGTGTCAGACCGCGCGTTGGCGACCGGTGGGATCGCGCAGATGGGGAACGTCGGCACCACGCTGGGCACGCCGATGTTCGCCCTGTTCTACGCGCAGGCCGGCTTGCCCGGATTGTGGGCGGCGCTCGTCGGCTTTTCGGTGCTTGGGCTTGCGGTGACACTGGGACTCGCCCATCTGCACAGCACATCCATACGGCACGATTAG
- a CDS encoding MFS transporter codes for MFKVLASAWALFLGMLLLMIGNGMQGTLLGIRGEIEAFSTVEMSIVMSAYFVGFLGGSRLAPEMIRRVGHVRVFAALGSLISAVLILFPSVTEPWAWIALRVIIGFGFAGVYVTAESWLNNATTTENRGQALSLYMIVQTGGMVAAQGFLSLGDPAGFILFIVPSVLVSISFAPILLSIAPTPPFDTTKPMNLVELYRSSPTGCVGMFLSGGMMAAQFGMSAVYAAQAGLSVAEVGSFVGAIFLGGLILQYPVGWISDRMDRRVLILGCSVIGALACTAGVLLSPTVPVVLTIGFIMGGMINPLYSLLIAYTADYLDYSDMAAASGGLIFINGLGAIAGPLAIGALMTAIGPQGYWLFVAFLMVALAGYSAYRMTRRAAPSADETGAYVPFSPNLSSVGVAAGQEWSEAQSDDAEDAGDNGWDEGEDEPDILPTSGSA; via the coding sequence ATGTTCAAGGTTCTTGCCAGCGCCTGGGCGCTGTTTCTTGGGATGCTGTTGCTGATGATCGGCAACGGAATGCAGGGCACGTTGTTGGGGATCCGGGGCGAGATCGAGGCGTTTTCTACCGTCGAGATGTCGATCGTCATGTCTGCCTACTTCGTCGGCTTCCTTGGCGGGTCGCGTCTGGCGCCAGAGATGATCCGACGGGTCGGCCACGTTCGTGTCTTCGCCGCGCTGGGCTCGCTGATTTCTGCGGTGCTGATCCTGTTCCCCTCGGTCACAGAGCCGTGGGCGTGGATCGCGCTGCGCGTCATCATTGGATTCGGATTCGCGGGCGTCTACGTCACTGCCGAAAGCTGGCTGAACAACGCGACGACGACCGAAAATCGCGGGCAGGCGCTATCTCTTTACATGATCGTGCAGACCGGTGGCATGGTTGCGGCGCAGGGCTTTCTGTCTTTGGGTGATCCGGCCGGATTCATTCTGTTCATCGTGCCTTCGGTGCTGGTTTCGATCTCTTTCGCGCCGATCCTTCTGTCCATCGCACCGACGCCCCCATTTGACACCACCAAGCCCATGAACCTGGTCGAGCTGTATCGCTCGTCGCCCACGGGCTGCGTGGGAATGTTCCTGTCAGGCGGCATGATGGCCGCCCAGTTCGGAATGTCCGCAGTCTATGCGGCACAGGCCGGGTTGAGCGTGGCAGAGGTCGGCTCTTTCGTGGGCGCGATCTTCTTGGGCGGGCTCATCTTGCAGTATCCCGTGGGTTGGATCAGCGACCGGATGGACCGGCGCGTGCTGATCCTTGGATGCTCCGTCATCGGTGCGCTGGCCTGCACAGCGGGCGTTTTGCTATCGCCAACAGTGCCGGTCGTGCTGACGATCGGTTTCATAATGGGTGGCATGATCAACCCGCTTTACTCGTTGCTGATCGCCTACACGGCTGACTACCTGGACTATTCCGACATGGCAGCAGCCTCGGGCGGATTGATCTTCATCAACGGATTGGGCGCCATCGCCGGGCCGTTGGCGATCGGTGCGCTGATGACCGCCATCGGGCCGCAGGGCTACTGGCTGTTCGTGGCGTTTCTCATGGTCGCGCTGGCGGGATATTCCGCCTACCGCATGACTCGCCGTGCGGCGCCGTCCGCCGATGAGACGGGTGCCTACGTTCCGTTCTCGCCGAACCTGTCGAGTGTGGGTGTCGCGGCCGGTCAGGAATGGTCCGAGGCGCAGTCGGATGACGCCGAGGACGCGGGCGACAATGGCTGGGATGAGGGCGAAGACGAGCCCGATATCCTGCCGACCAGCGGATCGGCGTAA
- a CDS encoding EamA family transporter, whose product MTARTWGIAAVIAAAVLWGTTGTVQALLPPDRAPLAVGALRLAIGAVSLIVLAAVQIGRIPLRTLPWPGIIAAGIAIGGYNLLFFRAVSEAGVGIGTAITIGSAPIWATVVETVQTRHLPRPIRLLGQALSITGVAVLSASGEVTASTLGIALALGAGACYAAYSLITSRISHRAPSTAIAAATFTVAALVALPVLAITPIAWAAAPAPVAALLFLGIGATGLSYALYTLGLGRVAASTGVTLALAEPVTAWILALLIVGESATLPGMSGVALILIGLVLVTRPAPQMASEARADGP is encoded by the coding sequence ATGACAGCCAGAACTTGGGGTATCGCCGCCGTTATCGCGGCGGCAGTGCTTTGGGGCACGACCGGAACCGTGCAGGCGCTGTTGCCTCCCGACCGTGCGCCTCTGGCGGTTGGCGCACTACGGCTGGCGATTGGAGCGGTGTCGCTGATCGTCTTGGCCGCAGTCCAGATCGGTCGTATCCCACTCCGCACACTTCCGTGGCCCGGCATCATCGCCGCCGGGATCGCCATAGGCGGCTATAACCTGCTGTTCTTTCGTGCGGTTTCAGAGGCGGGCGTCGGCATCGGCACCGCGATCACCATCGGCTCTGCGCCAATCTGGGCCACGGTGGTCGAGACCGTGCAGACCCGCCACCTGCCGCGCCCAATTCGGCTGCTCGGCCAAGCCCTGTCGATCACCGGCGTCGCGGTCCTGTCGGCGTCAGGAGAGGTCACCGCCAGCACCCTTGGCATCGCGCTCGCTCTTGGCGCGGGCGCCTGCTACGCGGCCTATTCCCTGATCACCAGCCGCATCAGCCACCGTGCGCCCTCCACTGCCATCGCCGCCGCAACCTTCACGGTCGCCGCACTGGTCGCCCTGCCCGTCCTCGCCATCACCCCCATCGCCTGGGCCGCGGCCCCTGCCCCCGTCGCAGCCCTTCTGTTCCTTGGCATCGGCGCCACCGGCCTGAGCTACGCGCTATACACTTTGGGCCTGGGACGCGTCGCAGCCTCTACCGGGGTCACTTTGGCACTGGCAGAGCCTGTCACGGCATGGATTCTGGCGCTGCTGATCGTTGGCGAAAGCGCGACGCTACCCGGCATGTCGGGCGTCGCACTTATCCTGATCGGCCTGGTCCTGGTGACCCGGCCCGCCCCACAGATGGCTAGCGAAGCCCGCGCCGATGGGCCATGA
- the uvrA gene encoding excinuclease ABC subunit UvrA, whose protein sequence is MAELKSISVRGAREHNLKSIDVDIPRDQLVVITGLSGSGKSSLAFDTIYAEGQRRYVESLSAYARQFLDMMEKPDVDHISGLSPAISIEQKTTSKNPRSTVGTVTEIYDYMRLLFARAGTPYSPATGQPIEAQQVQDMVDTVMKMEEGTRGFLLAPIIRDRKGEYRKEFLELRKQGFQRVKVDGTFYELDEPPTLDKKFRHDIDVVVDRIVVREGLETRLADSFRTALDLADGIAILETAPRAEEGEEPPEPERITFSENFACPVSGFTIPEIEPRLFSFNAPFGACPSCDGLGVELFFDPALMVPDQNLKIGDGAIAPWRKGKSPYFTQTIQAMAKHYGFSSATKWKDLDDKVKDVFLFGSGKEEIKFRYDEGGRVYQIERPFEGVIPNMERRYRETDSSWIREEFERFQNNRACKTCEGYRLRPEALAVKIGSGTGKGAELRHVGEVVQMSIKEAFDWCEAVPEALSKQKNEIARAILKEIRERLGFLNNVGLEYLTLSRNAGTLSGGESQRIRLASQIGSGLTGVLYVLDEPSIGLHQRDNDRLLTTLKNLRDQGNTVIVVEHDEEAIREADYVLDIGPGAGIHGGQVIAAGTPQEIIDTPESVTGDYLAGRREIGVPAQRRKGNKKKLTVVKANGNNLDNVTADFPLGKFVCVTGVSGGGKSTLTIETLFKTASMRLNGARQTPAPCETIKGLEHLDKVIDIDQRPIGRTPRSNPATYTGAFTPIRDWFAGLPEAKARGYKPGRFSFNVKGGRCEACQGDGVIKIEMHFLPDVYVTCETCNGARYNRETLEIKFKGKSIADVLDMTVEDAQNFFQAVPSIREKMDALVRVGLGYIKVGQQATTLSGGEAQRVKLSKELAKRSTGRTLYILDEPTTGLHFEDVKKLLEVLHELVEQGNSMVVIEHNLDVIKTADWLIDIGPEGGTGGGCIVATGTPEDVAEVEESHTGRYLKPMLNARKVAAE, encoded by the coding sequence ATGGCCGAGCTGAAATCGATCTCTGTTCGCGGCGCGCGCGAGCACAATCTGAAAAGCATCGACGTGGATATTCCGCGCGATCAGCTTGTGGTCATCACCGGGCTTTCCGGGTCCGGCAAGTCGTCGCTGGCGTTCGATACGATCTACGCAGAGGGGCAACGCCGCTACGTAGAATCGCTGTCGGCCTATGCGCGGCAGTTCCTTGACATGATGGAAAAGCCCGATGTGGATCACATCTCGGGCCTGTCGCCTGCGATCTCCATCGAGCAGAAGACCACGTCGAAGAACCCGCGGTCCACCGTCGGCACCGTGACAGAGATCTACGACTACATGCGCCTGCTCTTCGCGCGCGCGGGCACGCCCTATTCCCCCGCCACTGGCCAGCCGATTGAGGCGCAGCAGGTGCAGGACATGGTCGATACGGTCATGAAGATGGAGGAAGGCACCCGCGGCTTCCTGTTGGCCCCCATCATTCGCGACCGAAAGGGTGAGTATCGCAAGGAGTTTCTGGAGCTGCGCAAGCAGGGGTTCCAGCGCGTGAAGGTCGACGGCACGTTCTACGAGTTGGACGAGCCGCCCACGCTGGACAAGAAGTTTCGCCACGACATCGACGTGGTCGTGGACCGGATCGTCGTGCGTGAGGGGCTGGAAACACGGCTTGCGGACTCGTTCCGCACCGCTTTGGATCTGGCCGATGGCATCGCCATTCTGGAAACCGCACCGCGCGCAGAGGAAGGCGAAGAGCCGCCAGAGCCCGAGCGTATTACCTTTTCCGAGAATTTCGCTTGCCCGGTGTCCGGCTTCACGATCCCGGAAATCGAGCCGCGCCTGTTCTCTTTCAACGCGCCGTTCGGGGCGTGTCCGTCTTGCGACGGCTTGGGTGTAGAGCTGTTCTTCGACCCGGCGCTGATGGTGCCGGACCAGAACCTGAAGATCGGTGACGGGGCGATTGCGCCATGGCGGAAGGGGAAATCACCTTATTTCACGCAGACCATCCAAGCGATGGCCAAGCACTACGGCTTCTCCTCTGCGACGAAGTGGAAGGACTTGGACGACAAGGTAAAGGACGTCTTCCTGTTCGGCTCGGGCAAGGAAGAGATCAAGTTCCGCTACGATGAAGGCGGTCGCGTCTACCAGATCGAGCGGCCGTTCGAGGGCGTGATCCCCAACATGGAGCGTCGCTATCGCGAGACGGATTCGTCGTGGATTCGCGAAGAGTTCGAGCGATTCCAGAACAACCGCGCCTGCAAGACCTGCGAGGGCTATCGTCTGCGGCCAGAGGCTTTGGCCGTGAAGATCGGGTCCGGCACGGGCAAGGGGGCAGAGCTTCGCCACGTGGGCGAAGTCGTCCAGATGTCGATCAAGGAAGCCTTTGACTGGTGCGAGGCGGTGCCCGAGGCGTTGTCGAAGCAGAAGAACGAGATCGCGCGTGCGATCCTGAAGGAAATCCGCGAGCGCTTGGGGTTCCTCAACAACGTCGGTCTCGAATATCTGACGCTGTCGCGCAACGCGGGCACGCTGTCGGGGGGTGAATCGCAGCGCATCCGGCTGGCGTCTCAGATCGGTTCTGGCCTGACGGGCGTGCTGTATGTGCTGGACGAACCTAGCATCGGCCTGCACCAGCGCGACAACGACCGGTTGTTGACCACGCTCAAGAACCTGCGCGATCAGGGCAATACGGTGATCGTGGTCGAGCATGATGAAGAGGCCATTCGAGAGGCCGACTACGTACTGGATATCGGCCCCGGCGCGGGCATCCACGGCGGGCAAGTCATCGCCGCCGGGACACCGCAAGAGATCATCGATACACCCGAAAGCGTGACGGGCGACTATCTGGCCGGACGGCGTGAGATCGGCGTGCCAGCGCAGCGGCGCAAGGGCAACAAGAAGAAGCTGACGGTCGTGAAGGCCAACGGCAACAATCTGGACAACGTGACCGCCGATTTCCCGCTGGGCAAGTTCGTCTGCGTGACCGGTGTTTCGGGCGGCGGCAAGTCCACGCTGACCATCGAGACGCTGTTCAAGACGGCCTCCATGCGGTTGAACGGGGCGCGCCAGACGCCAGCGCCATGTGAGACGATCAAGGGCTTGGAGCATCTGGACAAGGTGATCGACATCGATCAGCGGCCCATCGGGCGCACGCCACGCTCGAACCCGGCGACCTACACGGGCGCTTTCACCCCGATCCGCGACTGGTTCGCCGGGCTGCCGGAAGCGAAAGCGCGTGGCTATAAGCCGGGTCGCTTCAGCTTCAACGTGAAGGGGGGGCGGTGCGAGGCCTGTCAGGGTGACGGCGTCATCAAGATCGAAATGCATTTCCTGCCGGATGTCTACGTGACCTGCGAGACCTGCAACGGCGCGCGCTACAACCGCGAGACTTTGGAAATCAAGTTCAAAGGCAAGAGCATAGCGGACGTTCTTGATATGACGGTTGAAGATGCGCAGAACTTCTTCCAGGCTGTGCCGTCGATCCGCGAGAAGATGGACGCGCTGGTGCGCGTCGGCCTTGGCTACATCAAAGTTGGCCAGCAGGCCACGACCTTGTCGGGCGGCGAAGCGCAACGGGTGAAGCTATCGAAGGAGTTGGCGAAACGGTCCACGGGCCGCACGCTGTATATCTTGGACGAGCCGACGACGGGCCTGCACTTCGAGGATGTGAAGAAGCTGCTGGAGGTGCTGCACGAGCTGGTCGAACAGGGCAATTCCATGGTGGTGATCGAACACAATCTGGATGTCATCAAGACCGCCGATTGGTTGATCGACATCGGTCCCGAAGGCGGCACCGGCGGCGGGTGCATCGTCGCGACAGGCACGCCAGAGGATGTGGCCGAGGTCGAGGAGAGCCACACGGGGCGTTACCTCAAGCCGATGCTAAACGCACGAAAGGTGGCGGCGGAGTAG
- the bcp gene encoding thioredoxin-dependent thiol peroxidase gives MDLTGQTAPKIELPRDGGETVKLSDIDGAVVLFFYPRADTPGCTTEAKGFTDAADEFAKHGVTVLGISKDPVKKQDKFRDKHELGVALLSDEEGDVCERYGTWVEKKMYGKTSMGIERSTFLIGADGTVVREWRKVKVPGHVDEVLEAAAAL, from the coding sequence ATGGACCTGACCGGACAGACCGCCCCCAAGATCGAGTTGCCGCGCGACGGCGGTGAGACCGTGAAACTGTCGGACATCGACGGGGCCGTGGTCCTGTTCTTTTATCCTCGCGCGGATACGCCCGGTTGCACGACCGAAGCGAAAGGGTTCACCGACGCTGCCGACGAATTCGCCAAGCATGGTGTCACCGTGCTCGGCATCAGCAAGGATCCGGTGAAGAAGCAGGACAAATTTCGCGACAAGCATGAGCTGGGTGTCGCGTTGCTGTCCGATGAAGAGGGCGACGTGTGTGAGCGTTACGGCACGTGGGTCGAGAAGAAGATGTACGGCAAGACCTCCATGGGGATCGAACGGTCCACTTTCCTGATCGGCGCGGATGGCACAGTCGTGCGCGAATGGCGGAAGGTGAAGGTGCCGGGCCATGTGGACGAGGTGCTGGAAGCCGCAGCCGCCCTGTGA
- a CDS encoding DUF924 family protein, with translation MATPEEVLAFWLDDVGPKGWYAGGDELDETCRDRFAEAWADLDEGGLSLWLTYPSGVLAYIILSDQLPRNMWRGTPDAFKLDAVAGAAAKMAIGKGWDKRIDPPGRQFFYLPLMHAENLIDQDRCVRLFYDRMPEAENNLLHAKAHREVIRRFGRFPHRNETLGRSSTSAETAFIKDGGYGAVVRELQQTA, from the coding sequence ATGGCGACACCTGAAGAGGTTCTGGCCTTTTGGCTGGATGATGTCGGCCCCAAAGGCTGGTATGCCGGTGGCGATGAACTGGATGAGACCTGCCGCGACCGTTTTGCAGAGGCATGGGCAGATCTGGACGAGGGCGGATTGTCGCTTTGGCTGACGTATCCGTCCGGCGTTCTGGCCTACATCATCCTTTCCGACCAACTGCCCCGCAACATGTGGCGCGGCACGCCTGACGCGTTCAAGCTAGACGCCGTCGCGGGGGCCGCTGCGAAGATGGCAATCGGCAAGGGGTGGGACAAGCGGATCGACCCGCCGGGGCGGCAATTCTTCTATCTGCCGCTGATGCACGCCGAGAACCTGATCGATCAGGATCGTTGCGTGCGGCTGTTCTACGACCGGATGCCAGAGGCAGAGAACAACCTTCTGCACGCCAAGGCCCACCGGGAAGTCATCCGCCGTTTCGGACGCTTCCCCCACCGGAACGAGACGTTGGGCCGATCGTCGACCAGCGCTGAAACCGCGTTCATCAAGGACGGCGGATACGGCGCGGTGGTTCGGGAATTACAGCAGACCGCGTGA
- the xth gene encoding exodeoxyribonuclease III, translating into MKIASFNINGVKARLPALLDWLKDSAPDVACLQEIKSVDEGFPRSEIEDLGYTVETHGQKGFNGVAILSKLPVEDVTRGLPGDETDEQARYIEATVIGDTAIRVCGLYLPNGNPAPGPKYDYKLAWMARLEDRMRAHLAEETAAVFCGDYNVIPDDRDAARPDAWRKDALALPQSRAAFHRMTHLGLTEAFRARNQQAGHFTFWDYQANAYDRNDGIRIDHHLLTPQAADLLEDVWIEKEVRGREKPSDHVPVWIELRA; encoded by the coding sequence ATGAAGATCGCCAGCTTCAATATCAACGGCGTGAAGGCGCGCCTGCCCGCCCTGCTCGACTGGCTGAAGGACAGCGCGCCGGACGTAGCCTGCCTGCAAGAGATCAAATCGGTGGATGAGGGCTTTCCCCGTTCAGAGATCGAAGACCTCGGCTACACCGTAGAAACACACGGTCAAAAGGGTTTCAACGGCGTCGCGATCCTGTCGAAGCTCCCCGTGGAGGACGTGACGCGCGGCCTCCCGGGCGATGAGACCGACGAACAGGCCCGTTATATCGAAGCCACCGTGATCGGCGACACGGCGATCCGTGTTTGCGGCCTGTATCTGCCCAACGGCAACCCCGCGCCGGGTCCGAAGTACGACTACAAACTGGCATGGATGGCCCGGCTGGAAGACCGCATGCGCGCGCATCTGGCAGAAGAGACTGCCGCCGTCTTCTGTGGCGACTACAACGTTATCCCGGATGATCGCGACGCCGCCAGACCCGACGCTTGGCGCAAGGACGCGCTGGCCCTGCCCCAAAGCCGTGCCGCGTTTCACCGGATGACGCATCTTGGCCTTACCGAAGCCTTCCGCGCCCGCAACCAGCAGGCGGGGCATTTCACCTTTTGGGACTATCAGGCAAACGCCTATGACCGGAACGATGGTATCCGCATCGACCACCACCTGCTGACCCCTCAAGCCGCTGATCTGCTTGAAGATGTGTGGATCGAAAAAGAGGTTCGCGGTCGTGAGAAACCGTCCGACCACGTGCCGGTCTGGATCGAACTCCGGGCCTGA